A single region of the Neodiprion pinetum isolate iyNeoPine1 chromosome 5, iyNeoPine1.2, whole genome shotgun sequence genome encodes:
- the LOC124220539 gene encoding zinc finger protein OZF-like → MMKEPNPGDDAGSNGDIKNEETHVKMDEDDLDDTPLVCRKKPNEEKVQQKRLKLKKSFSCEICYASFDSKSKLTSHMFKHSNSRPHKCTVCFKGFKTSAYLARHMEIHDESSKLHSCNLCEFKARTKPYLKIHYIRKHTEDYNFNCEQCGKMFKVQSDYTTHMKDHDTESCCVCDICGTSYPSKSSLYFHKHYKHKTRVKEFECTTCRKRFKTQKNLENHSELHKMKYVCEQCGMEFKFKYGLTKHLRTHSGEKSYLCAICGKTFGCLSSQKIHLLTHVGERPYVCDLCGQSFTQRSPMMLHRKKHPGSHPPPPPIKITNLLHGVQDKIIVNKSTK, encoded by the coding sequence ATGATGAAAGAGCCAAATCCGGGAGATGACGCAGGGTCGAATGGTGATATTAAAAACGAAGAGACACATGTCAAAATGGACGAAGACGACTTAGATGATACACCTCTGGTTTGCAGGAAAAAACCCAACGAAGAGAAGGTCCAACAGAAAcggttgaaattgaaaaaatccttcAGCTGTGAAATTTGTTACGCATCATTCGACAGTAAAAGTAAATTAACCAGCCACATGTTTAAGCATAGTAATTCTCGGCCACACAAATGCACTGTATGCTTCAAAGGGTTTAAGACTAGCGCTTACCTAGCCCGCCATATGGAGATACATGACGAGTCATCTAAGTTGCACTCCTGTAATTTGTGCGAATTTAAGGCTCGCACAAAACCCTATCTGAAGATTCATTATATCAGAAAGCATACGGAGGATTATAACTTTAACTGTGAACAGTGCGGAAAGATGTTCAAAGTACAGTCCGACTACACGACACACATGAAGGACCATGATACTGAATCTTGTTGTGTATGTGACATATGCGGAACATCTTATCCTAGCAAAAGTTCATTATACTTTCATAAGCATTACAAGCACAAGACTAGAGTCAAAGAGTTTGAGTGTACGACATGTCGAAAACGTTTTAAGACTCAGAAGAATTTGGAAAACCACTCAGAACTCCATAAAATGAAATACGTATGTGAGCAGTGTGGAAtggaatttaaatttaaatacggCTTGACAAAACATCTCAGAACTCATTCCGGGGAAAAGTCGTATTTGTGTGCCATTTGCGGTAAAACGTTTGGCTGTTTGAGCTCGCAAAAGATCCATCTCCTCACTCACGTTGGAGAACGACCTTATGTATGTGACTTGTGTGGTCAGAGTTTTACGCAACGGTCCCCAATGATGCTGCACCGAAAAAAGCATCCTGGATCACATCCACCTCCTCCACCTATTAAAATAACGAACTTGTTGCACGGAGTCCAAGATAAGATCATTGTCAACAAGAgtac
- the LOC124218543 gene encoding zinc finger protein 879-like, with translation MKNALKKHMQIIHEGSYKLIPCQVCGYKAKDKSRLKDHYVRRHTSIYATSCYICGMQLKFKRDLTTHINQIHCGPVVCEKCGDVLPNYRSLCNHKKTHHVGNSRRNRNFKCGICSKGFASQKSVDAHRLKQHNNGESCYCDHCSKSFTGKYSLTHHIHNVHREDRPYLCPVCSKTFKMHSLLQLHLFTHTNVKPYRCDICGSTYTQRGSMMLHRRKHPGELPLVPPIKLDFLLKSIQPKIKELAKIQGSMNDSSSIGH, from the coding sequence atgaaaaacgcACTTAAGAAGCATATGCAAATAATACACGAGGGATCCTACAAATTAATCCCATGCCAAGTCTGTGGATACAAAGCCAAAGATAAGTCGCGTCTCAAAGATCATTACGTAAGACGCCACACATCAATCTATGCGACTTCCTGTTATATTTGTGGTATGCAGTTGAAATTCAAGAGAGACCTGACTACTCACATTAATCAGATTCACTGTGGTCCTGTGGTGTGCGAAAAGTGTGGTGACGTTCTTCCAAATTACAGATCGCTATGCAATCATAAAAAAACACATCATGTAGGTAACTCCAGgagaaatagaaattttaaatgtGGAATTTGCTCCAAGGGTTTTGCCTCCCAGAAATCAGTTGATGCTCATAGGCTCAAACAGCATAACAATGGCGAGAGCTGTTACTGTGATCATTGCAGTAAATCATTTACAGGAAAATATTCACTGACCCATCATATTCACAATGTACACAGGGAAGACAGACCGTATTTGTGCCCTGTATGCAGTAAGACATTTAAAATGCACAGTCTGCTACAGCTTCACCTTTTTACACATACCAATGTGAAGCCTTACCGGTGTGATATTTGTGGCTCGACATATACTCAACGCGGCTCCATGATGCTGCACAGGCGCAAGCATCCTGGTGAACTGCCTCTCGTCCCGCCGATAAAGCTTGATTTTCTATTAAAAAGTATCCAACCTAAGATTAAGGAACTCGCAAAGATTCAGGGCAGCATGAATGATAGCAGCAGCATTGGCCACTAG
- the LOC138191056 gene encoding zinc finger protein ZFP2-like gives MVRQQNIKVMVNSWRVKFRRKLPEQEYPLKFGVNFKTACALRIANGLSKTLGKKVIISKSLLSRLQTRHPNTGNTQLAKEDSQSNNTFEHKSHTDKEHNSPEIGKASSSEHARVSSQKVNTDGSHLAKENDAGKNITQQKLNTDSESSAPESIEARPNKRSCTPPQESNSDDDCFAKKDCKGKKTGEQKLDTETKTSGSLCLTASLRKHSRTTPQKSNLGGRRLTKEESKCQKASNQKLDMDSKSADSPFIAGSKSLLLRALQKTSNAEDKDLDKEDSEWENFISQHRFKPAGTLPDPDSIMDSQSELKCIICDREFRCKMELSRHIKSHNTRRPFKCAHCPKTFRTAYDQRKHAGCHDENLSYTCDICKVKFKSKQALKHHRIRKHDDTEYQFTCDKCSKQFKIKSDLSTHLKSLHTEAPSLVCEICGKSCKNGTAMSSHRRKHRTDFKKFECNICKRIYKSEHNLSNHLLVHEKGITCNECGMEFNCTKRLNYHMFNKHRQSAPCICSICHKPFKSNGSLRTHILTHTGERPYKCDLCGEAFTQRSSMMRHRRSHPGRFSPPPPIHITAIVKDIEEKEISKN, from the exons ATGGTGCGACAGCAAAATATTAAagtgat GGTCAACTCTTGGCGTGTTAAATTCCGGCGGAAACTTCCAGAGCAAGAATATCCACTGAAATTTGGAGTTAACTTTAAAACTGCTTGTGCGCTACGAATTGCAAATGGATTGAGCAAAACTTTGGGCAAAAAAGTGATAATCAGTAAATCACTTTTGTCACGGTTACAGACTAGACACCCTAATACAGGTAATACTCAATTGGCCAAAGAAGACAGTCAAAGTAATAACACCTTCGAACATAAATCTCACACAGATAAAGAACACAACAGTCCCGAAATTGGAAAGGCAAGTTCGAGTGAACATGCCCGTGTCTCGTCGCAGAAAGTTAATACAGATGGAAGTCATTTGGCCAAAGAAAATGATGCAGGTAAAAACATCACACAACAGAAACTCAATACAGATAGCGAATCTTCTGCACCAGAATCCATCGAGGCTAGACCAAATAAACGTTCTTGTACCCCACCACAAGAATCTAATTCAGATGACGATTGCTTCGCCAAAAAAGATTGTAAAGGTAAGAAGACCGGGGAACAGAAACTTGATACAGAAACCAAAACTTCTGGCTCACTATGTTTGACGGCTAGTCTAAGAAAACACTCTCGTACTACGCCACAAAAGTCTAATCTAGGTGGCCGTCGACTGACTAAAGAAGAAAGTAAGTGTCAGAAAGCTTCGAACCAGAAACTTGATATGGATTCCAAATCTGCTGATTCTCCATTCATCGCGGGTTCCAAAAGTTTACTTTTGCGTGCATTACAAAAGACATCCAATGCTGAGGACAAAGACTTGGACAAAGAAGATAGTGAATGGGAGAATTTTATCTCACAACACAGATTTAAGCCAGCTGGTACGCTGCCTGATCCAGACTCTATTATGGACAGTCAGAGTGAActtaaatgtataatatgtgaCAGAGAGTTCAGGTGCAAAATGGAACTTTCTAGGCACATCAAAAGCCACAATACTCGAAGACCTTTTAAATGTGCGCACTGTCCAAAAACCTTCAGAACTGCGTACGATCAGCGTAAGCATGCCGGTTGTCATGACGAAAATCTTTCATACACTTGTGATATATGCAAGGTTAAATTTAAGTCAAAACAAGCATTGAAGCATCATCGTATCAGGAAACATGACGACACCGAATATCAATTCACATGCGATAAGTGCAGTAAACAGTTCAAAATAAAGAGCGATCTTTCAACTCATTTGAAATCTCTCCATACTGAGGCACCTTCACTGGTGTGCGAAATTTGTGGTAAATCATGCAAGAATGGAACGGCGATGAGCTCTCACAGACGAAAACATCGGACagactttaaaaaatttgaatgtaaCATTTGCAAACGTATATACAAATCTGAACATAATCTAAGCAACCATTTGCTGGTGCACGAAAAAGGAATCACATGCAACGAATGCGGCATGGAATTCAACTGCACGAAGAGGCTAAACTATCACATGTTCAACAAACACAGACAATCGGCACCTTGTATATGCTCCATATGTCATAAACCATTCAAGAGTAACGGCAGCTTACGCACGCATATCCTTACTCACACGGGAGAGAGACCGTACAAGTGTGATTTATGTGGAGAAGCCTTTACCCAAAGATCCAGCATGATGCGACACAGGCGTAGTCATCCTGGAAGGTTTTCGCCTCCCCCACCTATTCACATCACCGCAATAGTTAAGGATATTGAAGAGAAGGAGATCTCAAAAAATTAG